A genomic stretch from Streptomyces venezuelae ATCC 10712 includes:
- a CDS encoding RNA polymerase sigma factor SigF: MRTEPAQATTTHATNGTGEELPVLEAPHELPPKDARALSKVFLRELAAREEGTEGHQYVRNTLIEMNMSLVVYAAGRFRARGDEMEDIVQVGMIGLIKAIDRFDLSREVEFATFAVPYIVGEIKRFFRDSTWAVHVPRRLQEARVELAKATDELSSRLGRAPRVAELAPAMDLSEEQVVEAQVAANGYHSTSLDAAVAGGDSEDDDAALADLIGQEDPAIELFEDFHTLAPLVEALGPRDRLLLHLRFVEELTQSEIGERLGVSQMHVSRLLARNIERLRAGMVETGTDD, encoded by the coding sequence GTGCGGACCGAACCGGCCCAGGCGACGACGACGCACGCGACGAACGGCACGGGTGAGGAACTGCCCGTACTCGAGGCACCGCATGAGCTTCCGCCCAAGGACGCCCGTGCGCTGTCCAAGGTCTTCCTCCGCGAACTGGCGGCCCGGGAGGAGGGGACGGAAGGTCACCAGTACGTCAGGAACACGCTGATAGAGATGAACATGTCGCTGGTGGTGTACGCGGCGGGCAGGTTCCGGGCCCGGGGCGACGAGATGGAGGACATCGTCCAGGTCGGCATGATCGGTCTGATCAAGGCGATCGACCGCTTCGACCTGAGCCGCGAGGTGGAGTTCGCCACCTTCGCCGTGCCGTACATCGTCGGTGAGATCAAGAGGTTCTTCCGCGACTCCACCTGGGCGGTGCACGTGCCGCGCAGGCTGCAGGAGGCGCGGGTGGAGCTCGCGAAGGCGACGGACGAGCTGAGTTCACGGCTCGGCCGGGCGCCCCGGGTCGCGGAACTGGCGCCGGCCATGGACCTGTCCGAGGAGCAGGTCGTCGAGGCCCAGGTCGCCGCCAACGGCTACCACTCGACCTCCCTGGACGCCGCCGTCGCCGGCGGCGACAGCGAGGACGACGACGCCGCCCTCGCCGACCTCATCGGCCAGGAGGACCCGGCCATCGAGCTGTTCGAGGACTTCCACACGCTCGCCCCGCTCGTGGAGGCGCTCGGCCCCCGCGACCGGCTGCTGCTGCACCTCCGCTTCGTCGAGGAGCTGACCCAGTCGGAGATCGGCGAGCGGCTCGGCGTCTCCCAGATGCACGTCTCCCGCCTCCTGGCCCGCAACATCGAACGGCTGCGGGCAGGCATGGTCGAGACGGGGACGGACGACTGA
- a CDS encoding ATP-binding protein has protein sequence MNTRSDTRSRTPGTERYGTGNAGAPSVRTPAQARQLVRHALAALGPLPPSQVEDLLLVTSELVTNAQRHGGGLTGFGIGVGRDQVTVSVSDASGDTPLYELRGELRPGGFGWPIVLSLCREVTVDAGPDGKTIRAAVAVDRPPETSPPPPR, from the coding sequence ATGAACACCCGGAGCGACACCCGGTCCCGGACGCCGGGGACGGAGCGGTACGGCACCGGGAACGCCGGAGCGCCCTCGGTCCGTACGCCCGCCCAGGCCCGGCAGCTCGTCCGTCACGCCCTCGCCGCCCTCGGCCCCCTGCCGCCGTCCCAGGTCGAGGACCTGCTGCTCGTCACCTCGGAACTCGTCACGAACGCACAGCGCCACGGGGGCGGCCTCACCGGCTTCGGGATCGGCGTCGGACGCGACCAGGTGACGGTCTCCGTGTCCGACGCGAGCGGCGACACCCCGCTGTACGAGCTCCGCGGGGAGCTGCGGCCCGGCGGATTCGGCTGGCCGATCGTGCTGAGCCTGTGCCGCGAGGTGACCGTAGACGCCGGACCGGACGGCAAGACCATCCGCGCGGCGGTCGCGGTCGACCGGCCGCCGGAGACCTCACCGCCGCCCCCGAGGTGA
- a CDS encoding class I SAM-dependent methyltransferase, translating to MQDRDVDPVAHNRAAWDKYVQEGNEWSTPVSSEDVERARRGDWSIVLVGHEPVDRSWLPKDLTGKDVLCLASGGGQQGPILAAAGARVTVFDNSPGQLGQDRTVAARDGLELRTVLGDMRDLGVFGDAAFDVVFHPVSNLFVPELAAVWRECFRVLRPGGTLLSGFLNPDVYLFDHEALDERGELVVVHKLPYSDVTWYSAEERAAKFGADAALEYSHTLTDQIGGQLAAGFVLTGFAEAPHQSNASAQYMSGYFATRAVKPG from the coding sequence GTGCAGGACAGGGATGTCGACCCGGTCGCCCACAACCGGGCGGCCTGGGACAAGTACGTCCAGGAGGGCAACGAGTGGTCGACGCCGGTGAGCAGCGAGGACGTCGAGCGGGCCCGCCGGGGCGACTGGTCGATCGTTCTCGTCGGGCACGAGCCGGTCGACCGCTCCTGGCTGCCGAAGGACCTGACCGGCAAGGACGTGCTGTGCCTGGCGTCCGGCGGGGGCCAGCAGGGTCCGATCCTCGCCGCCGCGGGGGCCCGGGTCACCGTGTTCGACAACTCGCCCGGCCAGCTCGGCCAGGACCGGACGGTGGCGGCGCGCGACGGACTCGAACTGCGCACGGTCCTGGGCGACATGCGGGACCTCGGCGTGTTCGGCGACGCGGCGTTCGACGTCGTGTTCCATCCGGTCTCCAACCTGTTCGTGCCCGAACTGGCGGCGGTGTGGCGTGAGTGCTTCCGCGTCCTGCGACCGGGCGGGACCCTGCTGTCCGGCTTCCTCAACCCCGATGTGTACCTGTTCGACCACGAGGCGCTCGACGAGCGCGGCGAACTGGTCGTCGTGCACAAGCTGCCCTACAGCGATGTCACGTGGTACTCCGCCGAGGAACGCGCCGCGAAGTTCGGCGCGGACGCGGCTCTCGAGTACAGCCACACGCTCACCGACCAGATCGGCGGGCAGCTCGCCGCCGGGTTCGTCCTCACCGGCTTCGCGGAAGCTCCGCACCAGTCCAACGCGTCCGCGCAGTACATGTCGGGCTATTTCGCGACGCGGGCCGTCAAGCCGGGCTGA
- a CDS encoding N-formylglutamate amidohydrolase, with protein MTSRAYDVLAGAPDSPVLLHVPHSSRVIPPDVRADILLGDAELAAELDHITDAHTAEIAATAAARAAAAPWRFVNGLSRLVVDPERFPDEREEMLAVGMGAVYTRTTHRAALRPAGFDPAPLIERYFTPYAEGMAEAVAGRLAATGRAVIVDVHSYPTGPLPYELHGEGPRPPVCLGTDAFHTPPALLDAAREAFAGFGGLATDTPFAGTYVPLAYYGKDPRVSALMIEIRRDVYMDEPGGPAGPGAEALGAALAALVDAVPPQPPARG; from the coding sequence ATGACCTCACGCGCGTACGACGTCCTCGCCGGTGCCCCGGACTCCCCCGTCCTCCTTCATGTGCCGCACTCCTCCCGGGTGATACCCCCTGACGTGCGCGCGGACATCCTGCTGGGGGACGCGGAGCTGGCGGCCGAGCTGGACCACATCACCGACGCCCACACGGCGGAGATCGCCGCCACGGCCGCGGCGCGGGCGGCCGCGGCCCCGTGGCGGTTCGTCAACGGGCTCTCGCGGCTGGTGGTGGACCCGGAGCGGTTCCCGGACGAGCGGGAGGAGATGCTGGCGGTCGGGATGGGGGCGGTGTACACCCGCACGACACACCGGGCGGCGCTCCGGCCGGCCGGGTTCGATCCGGCGCCGCTGATCGAGCGGTACTTCACGCCGTACGCCGAGGGCATGGCCGAGGCGGTGGCGGGGCGGCTCGCGGCGACGGGACGCGCGGTGATCGTGGACGTCCACTCGTACCCGACCGGACCCCTGCCGTACGAGCTGCACGGCGAGGGCCCCCGCCCGCCGGTCTGCCTCGGCACCGACGCCTTCCACACCCCGCCGGCCCTGCTCGACGCGGCGCGGGAGGCGTTCGCGGGGTTCGGGGGCCTGGCGACGGACACGCCGTTCGCCGGGACGTACGTACCGCTGGCGTACTACGGGAAGGACCCGCGGGTCAGCGCCCTGATGATCGAGATACGCCGTGACGTCTACATGGACGAGCCGGGCGGCCCGGCGGGCCCGGGAGCGGAAGCCCTCGGGGCCGCCCTGGCGGCCCTCGTGGACGCCGTGCCCCCGCAGCCGCCCGCGCGGGGGTGA
- a CDS encoding flavodoxin family protein → MEEDSVPDSTTSYADLRALVINCTLKRSPERSHTQGLIDISTGIMERQGVRVDVLRAVDIDIATGVWPDMTEHGWETDEWPVIYSQVMAADILTLAGPVWLGDNSSVMKQVIERLYACSSILNERGQYAYYGRVGGCLITGNEDGAKHCAMNVLYSLQHLGYVIPPQADAGWVGPAGPGPSYLDEGSGGPENDFTNRNTTFMTWNQLHLARMLKDAGGIPAHGNQRSEWDAGCRFDFENPEHR, encoded by the coding sequence ATGGAGGAGGATTCCGTGCCGGACTCGACGACGTCGTACGCCGACCTGCGTGCCCTGGTGATCAACTGCACCCTGAAACGCTCCCCGGAGCGCAGTCATACCCAGGGTCTGATCGACATCAGCACCGGGATCATGGAGCGCCAGGGCGTGCGGGTCGACGTGCTCAGGGCGGTGGACATCGACATCGCGACCGGCGTCTGGCCCGACATGACGGAGCACGGGTGGGAGACGGACGAGTGGCCGGTGATCTACTCCCAGGTGATGGCCGCCGACATCCTGACCCTGGCGGGGCCGGTGTGGCTGGGGGACAACTCCTCGGTCATGAAGCAGGTGATCGAGCGGCTGTACGCCTGCTCGTCGATCCTCAACGAGCGCGGCCAGTACGCCTACTACGGTCGCGTCGGCGGCTGCCTGATCACCGGCAACGAGGACGGCGCCAAGCACTGCGCGATGAACGTCCTCTACAGCCTCCAGCACCTCGGGTACGTCATCCCGCCGCAGGCGGACGCGGGCTGGGTCGGCCCGGCCGGCCCGGGCCCCTCGTACCTGGACGAGGGCTCGGGTGGCCCGGAGAACGACTTCACCAACCGCAACACGACGTTCATGACCTGGAACCAGCTCCACCTGGCGAGAATGCTCAAGGACGCCGGCGGCATCCCGGCCCACGGCAACCAGCGCTCCGAGTGGGACGCCGGCTGCCGCTTCGACTTCGAGAACCCGGAACACCGCTGA
- a CDS encoding VWA domain-containing protein → MITRKRLATGACALLAALSVALLPTSATADEPVTKESPKVELVLDVSGSMRAKDIDGKSRMSAAKQAFNEVLDAVPEEVRLGIRTLGADYPGQDRKQGCKDTRQLYPVGPLDRTEAKTAVASLAPTGWTPIGPALLGAAKDLEGGDATRRIVLITDGEDTCAPLDPCQVAREIAAKGIHLVIDTLGLVPDAKTRQQLTCIAEATGGTYTSVHRTEDLSRRVRQLVDRAADPVVTPVATAGALRCADAPQLKPGLYTDRESFGQHRWYRVDLLPGQELRASVSVSADRAVNNDYGVLLRAVTRHGREIVRGSEAGDGRTDVISTGLRYPKPDLDDGPGDAKPAAETVCLQVSNSFSAPPSVKTTPGMPIELTVDVVDGPSAASDVASFGLGRGWWLLGVLVLVGFVAGLLWGWLSRWRVAVWRTH, encoded by the coding sequence ATGATCACGAGAAAACGGCTGGCGACCGGGGCCTGCGCGCTGCTCGCCGCCCTGAGCGTCGCGCTCCTGCCGACGAGCGCGACCGCCGACGAGCCGGTCACGAAGGAATCCCCCAAGGTCGAGCTGGTCCTCGACGTCAGCGGCTCCATGCGGGCCAAGGACATCGACGGCAAGTCCCGTATGTCCGCGGCGAAGCAGGCCTTCAACGAGGTCCTCGACGCGGTCCCCGAGGAGGTACGGCTCGGCATCCGCACCCTGGGCGCCGACTACCCGGGCCAGGACCGCAAGCAGGGCTGCAAGGACACCCGGCAGCTCTACCCGGTGGGCCCGCTCGACCGCACCGAGGCCAAGACCGCCGTGGCCTCCCTGGCCCCGACGGGCTGGACCCCGATCGGTCCCGCGCTGCTCGGCGCGGCCAAGGACCTGGAGGGCGGCGACGCCACCCGCCGGATCGTGCTCATCACCGACGGCGAGGACACCTGCGCCCCGCTCGACCCGTGCCAGGTGGCACGGGAGATCGCGGCCAAGGGCATCCACCTCGTCATCGACACGCTGGGCCTGGTGCCGGACGCCAAGACCCGGCAGCAGCTGACCTGCATCGCGGAGGCCACCGGAGGCACGTACACCTCGGTCCACCGCACCGAGGACCTCTCGCGAAGGGTGCGGCAGCTGGTCGACCGCGCCGCCGACCCGGTCGTCACGCCGGTGGCCACCGCGGGCGCCCTCCGCTGCGCCGACGCCCCGCAGCTGAAGCCCGGTCTGTACACCGACCGGGAGTCCTTCGGCCAGCACCGCTGGTACCGGGTGGACCTGCTGCCCGGACAGGAACTGCGCGCCTCCGTCAGCGTGTCGGCCGACCGGGCCGTCAACAACGACTACGGCGTGCTGCTCCGCGCCGTCACCCGGCACGGCCGGGAGATCGTCCGCGGCTCTGAGGCCGGCGACGGGCGCACCGATGTGATCTCGACCGGTCTGCGCTACCCGAAGCCGGACCTCGACGACGGGCCAGGGGACGCCAAGCCGGCGGCCGAGACGGTCTGCCTCCAGGTCAGCAACTCGTTCTCCGCTCCCCCGTCGGTCAAGACGACCCCGGGCATGCCGATCGAGCTGACGGTCGACGTCGTCGACGGCCCGTCGGCGGCCTCGGACGTGGCCTCGTTCGGCCTCGGCCGCGGCTGGTGGCTGCTCGGCGTCCTCGTGCTGGTCGGTTTCGTGGCCGGTCTGCTCTGGGGCTGGCTGTCCCGCTGGCGCGTCGCTGTCTGGAGGACCCACTGA
- a CDS encoding MFS transporter, whose amino-acid sequence MANHPTAAARSAAHTEPAEIPAPLAKGRLPLLALLALATAVFVTSLTETLPAGVLPAMSADLGVGEAAAGQAVTVYALGTALTAVPLAARTAGWRRKRLLLTAVAGFAAANTVTAVSSSYALTLGARFLAGVAAGLAWALLAGYARRIAPPHLQGRAVAVAMTGIPLALSLGVPAGTFLADAVGWRAAFAAMTVIAVGLLGWIALAVPDLPGEARGGRAPVARTLRTPGVLPVLAVTFTLVLAHTVLYTYVAAYLGHLGLAGSTGLVLLVFGAASLAGIWFTGRHIDRALRFLTLGGTILFAVAAAGLALPAAGTVLVLTAAVLWGLGWGGAPTLLQTAAADAGGEHADTAQTLLVSLWNAAMAAGGIAGGVLLDGLGAGALPWSVLALLVPVTMLVAGARTHGFPARR is encoded by the coding sequence ATGGCCAACCACCCGACAGCGGCGGCCCGTTCCGCCGCGCACACCGAGCCCGCCGAGATTCCCGCACCCCTCGCGAAAGGCCGGCTGCCGCTCCTCGCCCTGCTCGCCCTCGCCACCGCCGTCTTCGTCACCAGCCTCACCGAGACCCTCCCCGCCGGCGTCCTGCCCGCCATGAGCGCCGACCTCGGCGTCGGCGAGGCCGCCGCCGGCCAGGCGGTCACCGTCTACGCCCTCGGTACGGCCCTCACCGCCGTACCCCTGGCCGCCCGCACCGCCGGCTGGCGCCGCAAGCGCCTGCTGCTCACCGCGGTCGCCGGATTCGCCGCCGCCAACACCGTCACCGCCGTCTCCTCCTCGTACGCCCTCACCCTGGGCGCCCGGTTCCTCGCCGGGGTCGCCGCCGGTCTCGCCTGGGCCCTGCTCGCCGGGTACGCCCGCCGGATCGCCCCGCCGCACCTCCAGGGCCGGGCCGTCGCCGTCGCCATGACCGGCATCCCGCTGGCCCTCTCCCTCGGTGTGCCCGCCGGCACCTTCCTCGCCGACGCGGTGGGCTGGCGGGCCGCCTTCGCCGCGATGACCGTGATCGCCGTCGGACTGCTCGGCTGGATCGCGCTCGCCGTCCCCGACCTGCCGGGCGAGGCCCGCGGCGGGCGAGCCCCCGTCGCCAGGACCCTGAGGACGCCCGGTGTGCTCCCCGTACTGGCCGTCACCTTCACCCTCGTGCTCGCCCACACCGTCCTCTACACGTACGTCGCCGCCTACCTCGGCCACCTCGGTCTGGCCGGCTCCACCGGCCTGGTCCTGCTGGTCTTCGGCGCCGCCTCGCTCGCCGGGATCTGGTTCACCGGGCGGCACATCGACCGCGCGCTCCGGTTCCTGACCCTGGGCGGAACGATCCTCTTCGCGGTGGCGGCGGCCGGGCTCGCCCTCCCGGCCGCCGGTACCGTCCTCGTCCTGACCGCCGCCGTGCTCTGGGGACTCGGCTGGGGCGGCGCCCCCACCCTGCTCCAGACCGCCGCCGCCGACGCGGGCGGCGAGCACGCCGACACCGCCCAGACGCTGCTCGTCAGCCTCTGGAACGCGGCCATGGCGGCGGGCGGCATCGCCGGCGGGGTCCTGCTCGACGGCCTCGGCGCGGGCGCCCTGCCCTGGAGCGTGCTCGCCCTCCTCGTCCCGGTGACGATGCTCGTGGCGGGCGCCCGCACCCACGGGTTCCCGGCCCGCCGGTGA
- a CDS encoding MerR family transcriptional regulator: protein MRIGELSERTGTPRRLLRYYEEQGLIVADRLPNGYRVYDASNVDRVMQIRGLLDAGLPTRIIKQILPCLNKPRIIHFPDATPEMLATLENERDRMTERIRCLTRNRDAVAEYLDAVRGADFTDTRCQ, encoded by the coding sequence ATGCGGATCGGGGAACTGTCGGAGCGCACCGGGACACCGCGCCGGCTGCTGCGCTACTACGAGGAGCAGGGTCTCATCGTCGCCGACCGGCTGCCGAACGGCTACCGGGTCTACGACGCGTCGAACGTCGACCGGGTCATGCAGATCCGGGGCCTGCTCGACGCGGGTCTGCCGACCCGGATCATCAAGCAGATCCTGCCCTGCCTGAACAAGCCCCGGATCATCCACTTCCCCGACGCCACCCCGGAGATGCTGGCCACCCTGGAGAACGAGCGGGACCGGATGACCGAGCGGATCCGCTGCCTCACCCGCAACCGGGACGCGGTGGCGGAGTATCTGGACGCGGTACGGGGCGCGGACTTCACTGACACAAGGTGTCAGTGA
- a CDS encoding helix-turn-helix transcriptional regulator: MRAARLLSLVLLLQNRGRLTADELAAELGVSARTVYRDIDSLSSAGVPVYGDAGHRGGYQLLGGYRTQLTGLHAEEAESLFLAGLPGAAADLGLGEVLAAAQLKLTAALPTPLRDRAGRIRERFHLDALGWYREQDSPPALVALADAVWNQRRIQVRYRRWAEPQEVERLLDPYGLVLKAGVWYLVAAVDGTVRTYRVSSILGLTVTETGFDRPEGFDLTAHWRDYLTAYDARRLRLQASVRIAPALLAALPDHLDAALVRAVETSAAPPDGDGWVTATIPLESVGLAVPTLLSLGSDIEVLAPAELRRRIAETAAAVLDRYRPVDASGRAEAGDLSSSPAERVAASARQASTAKP, encoded by the coding sequence ATGCGCGCTGCCCGGCTCCTCTCCCTCGTTCTCCTCCTGCAGAACCGGGGCAGGCTGACGGCCGACGAGCTCGCGGCGGAGCTGGGCGTCTCGGCGCGGACCGTCTACCGGGACATCGACTCACTGAGCAGCGCCGGCGTCCCGGTCTACGGGGACGCCGGGCACCGTGGCGGCTACCAGCTGCTCGGCGGCTACCGGACCCAGCTGACCGGACTGCACGCCGAGGAGGCCGAGTCGCTGTTCCTCGCCGGGCTGCCCGGTGCGGCGGCGGACCTGGGGCTGGGCGAGGTGCTCGCGGCGGCACAGCTGAAACTGACCGCGGCGCTCCCGACCCCGCTCCGGGACCGGGCAGGACGGATCCGCGAACGCTTCCACCTCGACGCGCTGGGCTGGTACCGCGAACAGGACTCCCCACCCGCTCTCGTGGCGCTCGCCGACGCCGTGTGGAACCAGCGGCGCATCCAGGTGCGCTACCGCCGCTGGGCCGAGCCGCAGGAGGTCGAGCGCTTGCTCGACCCGTACGGCCTGGTCCTCAAGGCGGGCGTCTGGTACCTCGTCGCGGCGGTGGACGGCACGGTGCGGACCTACCGGGTCTCGTCGATCCTCGGCCTGACCGTCACGGAGACGGGCTTCGACCGCCCCGAAGGCTTCGACCTGACCGCCCACTGGCGCGACTACCTCACCGCCTACGACGCCCGCAGGCTGAGGCTTCAGGCCTCCGTCCGGATCGCTCCGGCGCTCCTCGCCGCACTGCCGGACCACCTGGACGCGGCACTGGTCCGCGCCGTCGAAACCTCGGCAGCACCGCCGGACGGCGACGGCTGGGTGACGGCGACCATCCCGCTGGAATCGGTCGGCCTGGCGGTGCCCACGCTGCTGTCACTGGGGTCGGACATCGAGGTGCTGGCCCCCGCGGAGCTGCGCCGCAGGATCGCGGAGACGGCGGCGGCCGTGCTCGACCGGTACCGGCCGGTGGACGCGTCGGGCCGGGCGGAGGCCGGTGACCTCAGCAGCAGCCCGGCGGAAAGGGTCGCGGCCAGCGCGAGGCAGGCGAGCACCGCGAAGCCGTAG
- a CDS encoding (2Fe-2S)-binding protein has product MPQHTFILNGKAVTADVEGDVRLLWVLRDVLGVTGPKYGCGVGVCRACTSHLNGKAITPCAVPVEDLGPTDEVTTIEGLADTVGGELHPMQEAWLDLDVAQCGFCQPGQIMTAVAEVRRAREAGREITEADLDTIRNICRCGTYHRIRQAVLEGARRME; this is encoded by the coding sequence GTGCCGCAGCACACCTTCATCCTGAACGGCAAGGCCGTCACCGCCGACGTCGAGGGCGACGTACGGCTCCTCTGGGTCCTCCGGGACGTCCTCGGCGTCACCGGACCCAAGTACGGCTGCGGGGTCGGCGTCTGCCGGGCCTGTACGAGCCACCTCAACGGCAAGGCGATCACGCCCTGCGCCGTGCCCGTCGAGGACCTCGGCCCCACCGACGAGGTCACCACCATCGAGGGGCTCGCCGACACCGTCGGCGGCGAGCTCCATCCGATGCAGGAGGCCTGGCTGGACCTCGACGTGGCCCAGTGCGGCTTCTGTCAGCCGGGCCAGATCATGACGGCGGTCGCGGAGGTCCGCCGGGCCCGGGAGGCCGGCCGGGAGATCACCGAGGCCGACCTGGACACCATCCGCAACATCTGCCGCTGCGGCACTTACCACCGCATCCGCCAGGCCGTCCTGGAAGGCGCGCGCCGGATGGAATGA
- a CDS encoding molybdopterin cofactor-binding domain-containing protein: protein MARRHPVRDDHPTSGTGDRTARTEGADGADAPGVSRRRFLGYVLAAPTLTVAAQLGAEALAPRQAAAAVPALVPSLPGPAELLDLNELLTLAALPTSHLITIRLEADGTAHLALPRAEVGQGITTSSAMIVAEELDLPLDKVRVTLADARPELLFNQLTGGSNTTYSTYRPLRVAAAVARGRLLKAASLVLGEAVGTLTTKAGAVLSPAGALLGYGELAVKAAAVSDTAVAVTLKDPDRFRIIGTGQRRVDALAAVTGRKKFAMDLQVPDALPTMVCRPPTINGTVRSVANLAEVRALPGITDVVTVSTGVAVRGRTFGQCIDAVRALRVDWGPGTAEGASDATVLAKLRRAELPLVVPPLPLLTKAVDARFTFHFASNAALETNCAIADVREDSAEIWGSLKAPIVAQEQIALKLGLPVSAVRVHVTEGGGSFGRKLFHDAAHEAAEISRAMGKPVKLMWHRTDDFRQGRTHPMSTSRVRATYTLGEVLTYEQRHTSVATDFGHGIGEVLTAGVAQLPVADLTFSETMFQLTQISPYHLGVTTQLLAETDKGFNTGSMRNIYSPNVRCAQELVMDELARRMGQDGYALRRRLMKDPRARAVLDKVAEVGEWGRSMPAGTAQGIAVHTEYHSVVAMLAEIDCRPETTGRKIPGAVTGPRVTKVVCAVDVGLAVNPRGLEAQMMGGISDGIAVTLTSGLHLRDGHFLEGSWDQYFYTRQWNTPPELEIIVMPPTGDKPGGAGELAVAGAMAAVACAYGRATGTMPTVFPVNHADPLAFTPLPTVPPVPASPTDGRDRAL from the coding sequence ATGGCGAGGCGGCACCCCGTGCGGGACGACCACCCCACGAGCGGCACCGGGGACCGGACCGCGCGCACCGAGGGCGCGGACGGCGCCGACGCCCCCGGCGTCAGCCGGCGCCGGTTCCTCGGCTACGTCCTCGCCGCGCCCACCCTCACCGTCGCCGCCCAGCTCGGCGCCGAGGCCCTCGCGCCCCGGCAGGCCGCCGCGGCCGTCCCGGCGCTCGTCCCGAGCCTCCCCGGCCCCGCCGAACTCCTCGACCTCAACGAGCTGCTGACCCTCGCGGCCCTGCCCACCAGCCACCTCATCACCATCCGTCTCGAAGCGGACGGCACGGCCCACCTCGCGCTGCCCCGCGCCGAGGTCGGCCAGGGCATCACCACCTCCAGCGCGATGATCGTCGCCGAGGAACTCGACCTGCCCCTGGACAAGGTCAGGGTGACGCTCGCCGACGCCCGGCCCGAGCTGCTCTTCAACCAGCTGACCGGCGGTTCCAACACCACGTACTCCACCTACCGGCCGCTCCGCGTCGCGGCCGCCGTCGCCCGGGGCCGGCTCCTGAAGGCCGCTTCCCTCGTCCTCGGCGAGGCGGTCGGCACCCTCACCACCAAGGCCGGCGCCGTCCTCTCACCGGCGGGAGCCCTGCTCGGATACGGCGAACTCGCCGTCAAGGCCGCCGCGGTGTCGGACACCGCCGTCGCGGTCACCCTCAAGGACCCCGACCGCTTCCGGATCATCGGCACCGGGCAGCGCCGGGTGGACGCCCTGGCAGCGGTCACCGGCCGCAAGAAGTTCGCGATGGACCTCCAGGTCCCGGACGCGCTGCCCACCATGGTCTGCCGCCCGCCCACCATCAACGGCACGGTCCGCTCCGTCGCCAACCTCGCCGAGGTCCGGGCCCTGCCCGGCATCACCGACGTCGTCACCGTCTCCACCGGTGTCGCCGTGCGCGGACGCACCTTCGGGCAGTGCATCGACGCCGTGCGCGCCCTCCGCGTCGACTGGGGCCCCGGCACCGCCGAGGGCGCCTCCGACGCCACCGTCCTCGCGAAGCTCCGCAGGGCCGAACTGCCCCTCGTGGTACCGCCGCTGCCGCTGCTCACCAAGGCCGTCGACGCCCGCTTCACCTTCCACTTCGCCAGCAACGCCGCCCTGGAGACCAACTGCGCGATCGCCGACGTCCGGGAGGACTCGGCGGAGATCTGGGGCTCGCTGAAGGCCCCGATCGTCGCCCAGGAGCAGATCGCCCTGAAGCTCGGTCTGCCGGTCTCCGCCGTCCGCGTCCACGTCACCGAGGGCGGCGGCTCCTTCGGCCGCAAGCTCTTCCACGACGCCGCCCACGAGGCCGCCGAGATCTCCCGCGCCATGGGCAAGCCCGTCAAGCTGATGTGGCACCGCACCGACGACTTCCGCCAGGGCCGTACGCACCCGATGTCCACCTCGCGGGTCCGTGCCACGTACACGCTCGGCGAGGTCCTCACGTACGAGCAGCGGCACACCTCCGTGGCCACCGACTTCGGGCACGGCATCGGCGAGGTCCTCACGGCGGGGGTTGCCCAGCTGCCCGTCGCCGACCTCACGTTCTCCGAGACGATGTTCCAGCTCACCCAGATCAGCCCCTACCACCTCGGCGTCACCACCCAGCTGCTCGCCGAGACCGACAAGGGCTTCAACACCGGGTCCATGCGCAACATCTACTCGCCCAACGTCCGCTGCGCCCAGGAACTCGTCATGGACGAACTGGCGCGGCGCATGGGCCAGGACGGGTACGCGCTGCGCCGCCGGCTCATGAAGGACCCGCGGGCCCGCGCGGTCCTCGACAAGGTCGCCGAGGTGGGGGAGTGGGGCCGGAGCATGCCGGCCGGCACGGCTCAGGGCATCGCCGTCCACACCGAGTACCACTCCGTCGTCGCCATGCTGGCCGAGATCGACTGCCGGCCGGAGACCACCGGCCGGAAGATCCCCGGCGCGGTCACCGGGCCGAGGGTGACCAAGGTGGTCTGCGCCGTCGACGTGGGCCTCGCGGTCAACCCGCGTGGCCTGGAGGCGCAGATGATGGGCGGCATCTCCGACGGCATCGCCGTCACCCTCACCTCCGGCCTCCATCTGCGCGACGGCCACTTCCTCGAAGGCAGCTGGGACCAGTACTTCTACACCCGGCAGTGGAACACCCCGCCCGAGCTGGAGATCATCGTGATGCCCCCGACCGGCGACAAGCCCGGCGGCGCGGGCGAACTGGCGGTCGCCGGCGCCATGGCCGCGGTGGCCTGCGCCTACGGCCGGGCCACCGGCACGATGCCGACGGTCTTCCCCGTGAACCACGCCGACCCGCTCGCCTTCACGCCCCTGCCGACCGTTCCTCCCGTCCCCGCCTCGCCGACCGACGGCCGCGACCGCGCCCTCTGA